Part of the Methylorubrum populi genome is shown below.
CCGTCCCGTACGGGGCTGTCACCCATCCTGCCGGCCTTTCCAGACCGTTCCGGTAATCTCATGCAAGGCACTGGCCTGATCCGCGTTCGCTCGCCACTACTAACGGAGTCTCGTTGATGTCCTTTCCTCCGGGTACTGAGATGTTTCAGTTCCCCGGGTTCGCTTCAAACCCCTATGGATTCAGGATTTGATACCTTCTCATGACCAACTGTATTCTAGATCCAGGCTCGCGCCTGAAGCTAAAATACAGAGGGTCGAAGGTGGGTTTCCCCATTCGGAAATCCCTGGATCAAAGCTCGTTCGCAGCTCCCCAAGGCTTATCGCAGCGTACCACGTCCTTCATCGCCTCTCAGCGCCAAGGCATCCACCGAATGCTCTTAAGGCACTTGATCGCTCTCATGATCGATGTCCGGTGTGATCCGCAGCAGCTAAGCTGCTGCCGATCACCCAGCCACGGTCACGATAAAGACCAGTGATCAGACAGCCTCTCGGCCATCCAATCACATGCTTGCCGAACATGACCTCAAACGGGCGCCCTGCTCTCGCAGAACCCGCGGCCACATTCCCTCTTCACGATTTTTTTGAACGATGCCCGGCACGGCGCGAAGCGCTCATGCAGGCAAACTTATACTCTCTCTCCGGATACCTTTGTCACTGACCGCGCCGTCACGAGGAGGCGCTGGTGGAGACGGACGGGATCGAACCGACGACCTGATGCTTGCAAAGCAACTGCTCTCCCAGCTGAGCTACGTCCCCTGATCTTGGTGGGCCTGGGACGACTCGAACGTCCGACCTCACCCTTATCAGGGGTGCGCTCTAACCACCTGAGCTACAGGCCCCAAGCCGGTCACCTGATCGACAGCCGTTGCCTCAGCAACAGCGCGTTCAGCGATCCCGCTTATCCGGATGAGAAAGAGAAACGAGGGCGGCCTCTCCAGGTCCCGCCAATGGGGCTCTGACTGAGCCCCTGATATCCTAAATGACGTTCCGAGAGGACGGCGCCGAGATGACCCGGCCAGTCCTAAAAGAACATCCTTAGAAAGGAGGTGATCCAGCCGCAGGTTCCCCTACGGCTACCTTGTTACGACTTCACCCCAGTCGCTGACCCTACCGTGGTCGCCTGCCTCCTTGCGGTTGGCGCAGCGCCGTCGGGTAAGACCAACTCCCATGGTGTGACGGGCGGTGTGTACAAGGCCCGGGAACGTATTCACCGTGGCGTGCTGATCCACGATTACTAGCGATTCCGCCTTCATGCACCCGAGTTGCAGAGTGCAATCCGAACTGAGACGGCTTTTGGGGATTTGCTCAACCTCGCGGTTTCGCGTCCCACTGTCACCGCCATTGTAGCACGTGTGTAGCCCATCCCGTAAGGGCCATGAGGACTTGACGTCATCCACACCTTCCTCGCGGCTTATCACCGGCAGTCTCCCTAGAGTGCCCAACTGAATGATGGCAACTAAGGACGTGGGTTGCGCTCGTTGCGGGACTTAACCCAACATCTCACGACACGAGCTGACGACAGCCATGCAGCACCTGTGTGCACGCCTCCGAAGAGGATCCCCGATCTCTCGAGGTAACATGCCATGTCAAGGGATGGTAAGGTTCTGCGCGTTGCTTCGAATTAAACCACATGCTCCACCGCTTGTGCGGGCCCCCGTCAATTCCTTTGAGTTTTAATCTTGCGACCGTACTCCCCAGGCGGAATGCTTAATGCGTTAGCGGCGCCACTGACCTGCAAGCAGGCCAACGGCTGGCATTCATCGTTTACGGCGTGGACTACCAGGGTATCTAATCCTGTTTGCTCCCCACGCTTTCGCGCCTCAGCGTCAGAACCGGACCAGACAGCCGCCTTCGCCACTGGTGTTCTTGCGAATATCTACGAATTTCACCTCTACACTCGCAGTTCCGCTGTCCTCTTCCGGTCTCAAGCCAACCAGTATCGAAGGCAATTCTGTGGTTGAGCCACAGGCTTTCACCCCCGACTTAATCGGCCGCCTACGCGCCCTTTACGCCCAGTGATTCCGAGCAACGCTAGCCCCCTTCGTATTACCGCGGCTGCTGGCACGAAGTTAGCCGGGGCTTATTCTTCCGGTACCGTCATTATCGTCCCGGACAAAAGAGCTTTACAACCCTAAGGCCTTCATCACTCACGCGGCATGGCTGGATCAGGCTTGCGCCCATTGTCCAATATTCCCCACTGCTGCCTCCCGTAGGAGTCTGGGCCGTGTCTCAGTCCCAGTGTGGCTGATCATCCTCTCAGACCAGCTACTGATCGTCGCCTTGGTAGGCCGTTACCCCACCAACAAGCTAATCAGACGCGGGCCGATCCTTCGGCAGTAAACCTTTCCCCAAAAGGGCGTATCCGGTATTAGCTCAAGTTTCCCTGAGTTATTCCGAACCGAAGGGCACGTTCCCACGTGTTACTCACCCGTCTGCCACTGACTTCCGAAGAAGCCCGTTCGACTTGCATGTGTTAAGCCTGCCGCCAGCGTTCGCTCTGAGCCAGGATCAAACTCTCAAGTTGAAGAGTTGATCTCAGCTGATCACAACATAAACGGAGTGCTCACATCCGTAGCTCAAGCGTTTCCGCTCAAAGCACGGTGAGCTTTCCGAAACGAAGGTCAGCTTCATCTCTCACAGTCCGGCCAAAGCCAGACCCGCAAGGACATGAACAAGCCGCCCACGTTTCTCTTTCTCGATGATTCACTTGTCAAAGAGCAGCGAGCCGCACCCTAAGGCAAAGCTCTTCACCAAAGACGCGCCGACAGCCCGGTTGCCCGGCCCACACAGCCCACCCTCAGCGATAAAGTCCGCGGCGCAGATCGAAGTCCGCCGCCAGCGGTCCGCGGCGTCTAGAGCCGGCGAACCGTCCTGTCAACCGCCTCAAAGAAGCGCCACAGCGCCGGAGACGACCAACACCCCGAGACAAGAAGGACAGCGATCGCCCGATCCAGTCACCCGGATCAGCTCCGCTCCACCAACAATCCCGAAGACTGCCAGAACCCCGCCCCACCAAGTGGTGGACCGCGGCGCCCCGTCGGTGAAAGTGGGTATATGGAGCCCGGTCCGCCCCGTCAATCGGGAAAATCCGAAAAAGGACGAGAAAGGCCGCCACCGGCCCGCGGAGCACATTCGGCGGCCGTTCCATGAAGGGACTGCGGTCGCCGGTGCGGTCAGTATCCCTTCTTCACCTGCGCCAAAGCCCGCGTCAGGCCATCGGCGACGATCGCCCGCTCGTCGGGCGAGGCGTCGCGGGCGACCACGACGTGCTCGCGACGCGACGTCAGGGTCAGCGTGCGCAGGCCAAACTCCTCGTCGTCGACCCGGCTGAGCTTGGTCCAGAGGGGGTTGAACCGCCATTCCCGACGCGCACCCCGCGGATCGATACGCGCCAGGAAGACTTCGATCGGTGAGATCGCCACTTCCTCGAAGGAGCGCCCGCGGCGGGAGCTCACCTTCAGAGCGACGTAGAGTGCGATCATGTCGAGGCCGAAGAAGCCGGCGATCGGCCAGAAGCCGGCGCGCCAGCAGGCGATCGATGTGACGAGCGAGACGAGGCAACAGCCGCCCATCACGATCCGAAAGCCATCCTGGCTCAAGGATTGATGAGGCCGGATCACGGCCGAGTAGACCGGCCGGTCCATCATCGCGGGATCGAGCCCGTCCGGATGTGCAGGAATGTTGCCGCTCGCCATGGGCCGAATATAACGCGCCGATGTCCGCGAAAAAGCCGTCTCCTCGTCCTTCCGCCGCTGGTGCGGTAAAAAGTCAGACGGCGAAGTCAGTGGGGGCGCAAGCTAAGCCGTCAAAACCGAGGGCCAAGCTGCAGCCGGAACTGACAGCGGGGGTCGAAACCTCGCCGCCGCCCGTCGATGACGCCACCCTGGTCGAGATCTTCTCACGCCTGCGCGCCGCCGATCCGGAGCCGCGCTCTGAACTTCAATATCTCAACCCCTACACGCTGCTCGTAGCCGTCGTTCTCTCGGCGCAGGCCACCGACAAGAGCGTGAACCTGGCCACCGCGCC
Proteins encoded:
- a CDS encoding DUF2244 domain-containing protein, which produces MASGNIPAHPDGLDPAMMDRPVYSAVIRPHQSLSQDGFRIVMGGCCLVSLVTSIACWRAGFWPIAGFFGLDMIALYVALKVSSRRGRSFEEVAISPIEVFLARIDPRGARREWRFNPLWTKLSRVDDEEFGLRTLTLTSRREHVVVARDASPDERAIVADGLTRALAQVKKGY